One segment of Setaria viridis chromosome 4, Setaria_viridis_v4.0, whole genome shotgun sequence DNA contains the following:
- the LOC117854275 gene encoding prefoldin subunit 2: MASKAGGDGKEALNEQVIANTYANMRTEMNQLYTKITELEMEVSEHSLVIGAIEPLDPSRRCYRMIGGVLVERTIKEVLPAVKRNKEGLEEVIARMHEALERKKKEITEFELKYKIRIRKADNNAEEEGGKKEGTAQGVLVGPAGQ, from the coding sequence ATGGCAAGCAAAGCAGGCGGTGATGGCAAAGAAGCCCTAAATGAGCAAGTAATCGCCAACACCTATGCCAACATGCGCACGGAAATGAACCAACTCTACACCAAGATCACAGAGCTGGAGATGGAGGTCAGTGAGCACTCTCTTGTGATCGGCGCAATCGAGCCGCTGGACCCCTCAAGGCGCTGCTACAGGATGATTGGTGGCGTCCTGGTGGAGAGGACCATCAAGGAGGTCCTGCCCGCAGTGAAGCGCAACAAGGAGGGCCTCGAGGAGGTGATCGCTCGCATGCACGAGGCgctggagaggaagaagaaggagatcacCGAGTTTGAGCTCAAGTATAAGATCCGTATCCGGAAGGCCGACAACAAcgctgaggaagaaggcggCAAGAAGGAAGGCACTGCGCAGGGAGTCCTTGTTGGTCCTGCCGGGCAGTAA
- the LOC117852243 gene encoding wall-associated receptor kinase 1, translating into MASSLQLQAVALVLLLSRLAPVTPASSQRQQQPQAMPLARPGCRDRCGNITIPYPFGIGAGCYRDDGVRGFQLLCDDTRSPPRLTISDHSSNQLADLSLAAGEARTYLNATRKCYNDTGGLVDRNTNPSYMSLFGSPYLFSRVKNRLVATGCPSLGYFVDTEGYFVSGCTSACRPSQFTIPGQGSCTGVGCCQSDIPPGVNYFEPYTLNFFNRTDVSQRRQDTGAFSTNFTTCRYVFLVETAWFSYSDAAFLSRTDDFAVPVVLDWAVRNVGNCTAARRNATDYACRSADSECVDSIGNGHGYRCNCSNGYEGNPYLDGGCRDIDECNLKHEYPCYGDCTNKPGTYICECPPGTTGDHSKQNGCRPKDKFTLALKVVTGVSVGVFLSVFMCFWLYLGLQKRKLIRTKQRFFEQNGGVILQQQMRSYSSAGAGAGGFKIFSEEELEKATNNFADDRVLGRGGHGVVYRGVLEDKTVVAIKKSKMMEEAQTKEFAREMFILSQINHRNVVKLLGCCLEVEVPMLVYEFVSSGTLYHYIHKDLTVDKTFDTRLRIAAESAEALAYMHSSASPPILHGDVKTANILLDDKLTAKVSDFGTSKLAPTDEAEIATLVQGTCGYLDPEYLMTCQLTDKSDVYSFGVVLLELLTRKKALYFDGPEEDRSLVSCFMTAMKAGRHEELLDIQVRNEMRAEVLEEIAHLVMRCLSMSGEERPTMKEVAERLRRYQQHPWAQAHVNPEERQTLLPREQQDLPLLFRQQDVLDLEEGSTYTYSV; encoded by the exons ATGGCAAGCAGCCTGCAGCTCCAGGCCGTTGCACTGGTCCTGTTGCTATCGCGGCTGGCGCCGGTGACACCGGCGTCAtctcagcggcagcagcagccacaggCGATGCCTCTCGCGCGGCCGGGATGCCGGGACAGGTGCGGCAACATCACCATCCCCTACCCATTTGGCATCGGCGCCGGCTGCTACCGCGACGACGGCGTCAGGGGCTTCCAGCTCCTCTGCGACGACAcccgctcccctccccgcctCACCATATCCGACCACAGCAGCAACCAGCTCGCCGACCtgtccctcgccgccggcgaggctcgGACCTACCTCAACGCGACGCGCAAGTGCTACAACGACACGGGGGGGCTCGTCGACCGGAACACCAACCCGTCGTACATGTCCCTCTTCGGTAGCCCCTACCTCTTCTCCCGGGTCAAGAACCGCCTCGTCGCCACCGGCTGCCCCAGCCTCGGCTACTTCGTCGACACGGAGGGATACTTCGTCAGCGGCTGCACGTCCGCGTGCCGGCCGTCGCAGTTCACCATCCCAGGGCAAGGGTCGTGCACCGGCGTGGGGTGCTGCCAGAGCGACATACCCCCCGGCGTCAACTACTTCGAGCCCTACACGCTAAACTTCTTCAACCGCACCGACGTGTCACAGAGGCGGCAAGACACGGGGGCCTTCTCCACAAATTTCACGACCTGCCGCTACGTGTTCCTGGTGGAGACGGCGTGGTTCAGCTACAGCGACGCCGCCTTCTTGAGCCGCACCGACGACTTCGCCGTGCCCGTCGTGCTCGACTGGGCCGTCCGGAACGTCGGcaactgcaccgccgccaggcGCAACGCCACGGACTACGCGTGCCGGAGCGCCGACAGCGAGTGCGTCGACTCCATCGGCAACGGCCACGGCTACCGCTGCAACTGCTCCAATGGGTACGAGGGGAACCCGTACCTCGACGGTGGATGCAGAG ACATCGACGAGTGCAATCTCAAACACGAATACCCATGCTACGGAGACTGCACAAATAAGCCGGGAACCTACATTTGCGAATGCCCTCCGGGAACCACTGGGGATCACTCCAAGCAGAACGGTTGCCGGCCCAAGGACAAGTTCACGCTAGCTCTCAAAGTGGTTACAG GAGTTAGCGTCGGAGTGTTCCTGTCAGTATTCATGTGCTTCTGGCTCTACCTTGGGCTCCAGAAGAGGAAGCTCATCAGGACGAAGCAGAGGTTCTTCGAGCAGAACGGGGGTGTGATCCTGCAGCAGCAGATGCGCTCCTacagcagcgccggcgccggagcaggcggGTTCAAGATATTCTCCGAGGAGGAGCTCGAGAAGGcgaccaacaacttcgccgatgaccgagttctcggccgcggcgggcacggcgtcGTCTACAGGGGCGTGCTCGAGGACAAGACGGTGGTGGCCATCAAGAAGTCGAAGATGATGGAGGAGGCGCAGACCAAGGAGTTCGCGAGGGAGATGTTCATCCTCTCCCAGATCAACCACAGGAACGTCGTGAAGCTTCTTGGCTGCTGCCTCGAAGTGGAAGTGCCCATGCTGGTCTATGAGTTCGTCTCCAGCGGCACTCTTTACCATTACATCCACAAGGATCTCACGGTTGACAAAACCTTTGACACCCGTCTCCGGATAGCGGCAGAGTCAGCCGAGGCACTTGCGTACATGCACTCGTCTGCGTCGCCGCCGATCCTCCATGGAGACGTCAAGACGGCGAACATTCTGCTTGATGACAAGCTCACCGCGAAAGTTTCAGATTTCGGAACATCAAAACTGGCACCCACTGATGAGGCCGAGATTGCAACGTTGGTGCAGGGGACCTGCGGGTACCTGGACCCTGAATACCTTATGACATGCCAGCTAACGGATaagagcgacgtgtacagctttgGCGTCGTCCTGCTGGAGCTTCTAACCAGGAAGAAGGCACTCTACTTCGATGGGCCAGAGGAAGACAGGAGCCTCGTGTCATGCTTCATGACGGCAATGAAGGCTGGTCGGCATGAAGAGCTTCTTGACATCCAGGTGAGGAACGAGATGAGAGCCGAGGTGCTTGAAGAAATTGCTCACCTTGTGATGCGATGCTTGAGCATGAGCGGGGAGGAACGGCCGACGATGAAGGAGGTTGCTGAGAGGCTGAGGAGATACCAGCAGCACCCGTGGGCTCAGGCTCATGTCAATCCGGAGGAGAGGCAAACGTTGCTTCCCAGGGAACAACAGGATCTTCCTTTATTGTTCAGACAGCAAGATGTCCTCGATCTTGAAGAGGGCAGCACATATACATACAGTGTGTAG